One part of the Microvirga sp. TS319 genome encodes these proteins:
- a CDS encoding sorbosone dehydrogenase family protein codes for MMPLEKPFRSFALIGVVAAGLVSSTCLGQTVHSLSGTRVEVFARVPAARAMTVCGDALYVGTKGNAVYGVPLTGGPAVRAAAGLVAPNGVACLGNKLYVASRDRVSAFTPIPGGRLAQRADLPARLPNLAHHGLRYIQAGPDGRLYISIGSPCNICRPEGLQGTIVSMSPTGGEFRREAWGIRNSVGFDWDGGVMYFTDNGADGMGDDIPPDELNKLQPGAFYGFPYFGGRVRLRGFEAAAPPAPQVPPAYEFQAHVATLGIHFYRGTMFPELRGEALIAEHGSWNRSIPVGYQVVRLRIGSGRSGNGQSFLSGVGRPVDVKELPDGSIVVSDDTGGRIWRVSR; via the coding sequence ATGATGCCTCTCGAAAAGCCGTTCCGGTCCTTCGCTCTTATCGGGGTTGTCGCCGCGGGCCTGGTTTCGTCGACGTGCCTCGGCCAGACTGTCCACTCCCTGTCGGGGACCCGTGTGGAGGTCTTCGCCCGCGTGCCGGCCGCCCGTGCCATGACCGTCTGCGGCGATGCGCTTTATGTCGGCACGAAGGGTAATGCAGTCTATGGCGTTCCGCTCACAGGTGGGCCTGCCGTGCGGGCTGCTGCCGGCCTCGTCGCCCCGAATGGGGTCGCCTGCCTGGGGAATAAACTATACGTTGCATCGCGCGACCGTGTCTCGGCCTTTACGCCGATTCCTGGCGGCCGGCTCGCTCAGCGGGCCGATCTGCCGGCCAGGTTGCCGAACTTGGCGCACCACGGCTTGCGCTACATTCAGGCGGGACCGGACGGCCGGCTGTACATTTCGATCGGCTCACCGTGCAATATTTGCCGGCCCGAGGGTCTACAGGGGACGATTGTCAGTATGAGTCCAACCGGCGGAGAATTCCGGCGCGAGGCTTGGGGCATCCGCAATTCCGTTGGGTTCGATTGGGACGGTGGGGTCATGTACTTTACCGATAATGGAGCCGATGGGATGGGAGACGACATCCCACCCGACGAACTCAACAAACTGCAGCCGGGCGCCTTCTATGGTTTTCCCTACTTTGGCGGTCGTGTGCGATTGCGCGGCTTCGAGGCGGCGGCCCCTCCTGCACCGCAAGTTCCACCCGCATATGAATTCCAGGCCCATGTCGCCACGCTAGGGATCCACTTCTATCGCGGTACCATGTTTCCCGAATTGCGGGGCGAGGCGCTCATTGCCGAACACGGGAGCTGGAACCGCAGCATTCCAGTCGGATATCAGGTCGTACGGCTGCGGATCGGCAGCGGCCGCTCCGGCAACGGACAGAGTTTTCTGAGCGGTGTCGGGCGCCCGGTTGACGTTAAGGAACTGCCGGACGGGTCAATTGTCGTGTCGGATGATACGGGAGGCCGGATCTGGCGCGTCAGCCGCTGA